One genomic window of Aptenodytes patagonicus chromosome 3, bAptPat1.pri.cur, whole genome shotgun sequence includes the following:
- the OTOF gene encoding otoferlin isoform X4, with protein sequence MSLLLQLRTVSGLRGKADRIAKAAFRGLSFYTRVLENCEDEARFDETFRWPVASNIDGNEILEIQVFNYSKVFTNRLIGTFQMVLQKVVEEGQVEVTDTLIDDNNSAIQTSISIEIRYQALDGTVGTWNDKEFLETPSVRSEGDGRYPLETDSLLSGHRQGTDSSPGKSNQQSAERSFRSKGKEKTKEHKAGKGVFSAMKLGKTRPSKDDHRKQDEPAVLEAEDLDRRAMRQGCGLEPDTISLASVTAVTTNVSNKRSKPDIKMEPSAGRPMDYQVSITIIEARQLVGLNMDPVVCVEVGEEKKYTSMKESTNCPYYNEYFVFDFHVPPDVMFDKIIKLSVIHSKNLLRSGTLVGSFKMDVGTVYTQPEHQFYHKWAILSDPEDLTAGLKGYLKCDVAVVGKGDNIKTPHKANETDEDDVEGNLLLPDGVPPERQWARFYIKIYRAEGLPRMNTSIMANVKKAFTGENKDLVDPYVQVVFAGQKGKTTIQKSSYEPLWNEQIVFTEMFPPLCKRIKIQIRDSDKVNDVAIGTHFIDLRKISNEGDKGFLPTFGPAWVNMYGSTRNYTLMDEHQELNEGLGEGVSFRARLLMSLAVEILDTTNPEINSSTEVQVEQATSIADNCTGKMEEFFLFGAFLEATMIDRKIGDKPINFEVTIGNYGNQIDGISKPILRRKKEGGDGDEEESELLQNSSEDEGDEGGELASVSSSQPVKPLVTDRNYFHLPYFEKKPCIYIKSWWQDQRRRLYNANIMDKIADKLEEGLNDVQEMIKTEKPHPERRLRGVLEELSSGCLRFVTLADKDQHHSSRTRLDRERLKSCMRELENMGQQATTLRSQVKKNTMKDKLKLVQNFLQKLRFLADEPQHTIPDIFIWMMSNNKRIAYARIPSKDILYSIVDEEMGKDCAKVKTVFLKLPGKRGFGPAGWTVQAKMEVYLWLGLNKQRKDFLSGLPCGFEEKKTTRGQNLPSFPPISLLYTKKQVFQLRAHMYQARSLFAADSSGLSDPFARVFFISQSQCTEVLNETLCPTWDQLLVFDNVELYGEAHEMRDDPPIIVIEIYDQDTVGKADFMGRTFAKPVVKMSDEHYCPPRFPPQLEYYQIYRGNSTAGDLLAAFELLQIGPGGKSDLPPIDGPTDVDRGPILPVPLGVRPVLSKYRVEILFWGLRDLKRVNLAQVDRPRVDIECAGKGVQSALIQNYKKNPNFSTLVKWFEVDLPENELLHPPLNIRVVDCRAFGRYTLVGSHAVSSLRKFIYRPPDKKAQHWNMTGEIVVNMEPEVPIKKMETMVKLEANSDAVVKVDVSEEEKEKKKKKKKGGGGEEVEEEEPDESMLDWWSKYFASIETMKEQLRQQEAAAAEAEEKEEMETAEGSKGQAKNKEKSKAPKDDKKKKQQSAPELPEKKNKQKIDELKVFNKELETEFDNFEDWLHTFNLLRGKIGDNDDNATEEERTVGRFKGSMCVYKVPLPDDITKEAGYDPNFGMFQGIPSNDPINVLVRVYIVRATDLHPADINGKADPYIAIKLGKTDIKDKENYISKQLNPVFGKSFDIEATFPMESMLTVAVYDWDLVGTDDLIGETKIDLENRYYSKHRATCGVSQTYSIHGYNTWRDPMKPSQILSKLCKEGKVDGPHFGPGGRVKVANRVFTGPTEIEDENGQKKQTDEHLALTVLRHWEDIPRAGCKLVPEHVETRPLLNPDKPGIEQGRLEMWVDMFPMDMPAPGPATDISPRKPKKYELRVIVWNTDEVILEDDDYFTGEKSSDIFVRGWLKGQQEDKQDTDVHYHSLTGEGNFNWRYIFPFDYLMAEEKIVISKKESMFSWDETEYKIPARLTLQVWDADHFSADDFLGAIELDLNRFPRGAKTSKQCSLEMVTNEAELPMVSIFKQKRVKGWWPFVARDENDELEITGKVEAELHLLTAEEAEKSPAGLARNEPDPLEKPNRPDTSFIWFLNPLKSIKYLICTRYKWLIIKIVLALLLLIMIALFLYSMPGYMVKKLLGA encoded by the exons AGCTGGGAAAGGAGTTTTTTCGGCCATGAAGCTTGGCAAGACACGTCCGTCAAAGGATGACCATCGGAAACAAG ATGAACCCGCTGTTTTGGAGGCAGAAGACCTGGACCGAAGAGCCATGAGACAGGGATGTGGACTGGAGCCAGACACCATCTCCTTGGCCTCCGTCACAGCTGTCACCACCAACGTTTCGAATAAGAG GTCCAAGCCTGACATCAAAATGGAGCCGAGTGCTGGGAGGCCAATGGACTACCAG GTCAGCATCACCATCATCGAGGCCCGGCAGCTGGTTGGGCTCAACATGGACCCTGTGGTCTGCGTGGAGgttggagaggaaaagaaatacacatCCATGAAGGAATCGACCAATTGCCCTTACTACAATGAG TACTTCGTCTTCGATTTCCATGTCCCCCCAGATGTCATGTTCGACAAGATCATCAAGCTGTCC GTGATCCACTCAAAAAACCTCTTGCGCAGTGGGACTTTGGTAGGCTCCTTCAAGATGGACGTTGGAACCGTTTATACCCAACCTG AGCACCAGTTCTACCACAAATGGGCCATCCTTTCAGACCCCGAGGATCTCACCGCCGGGCTGAAAGGTTACCTGAAGTGTGACGTCGCCGTGGTAGGGAAAGGGGACAACATCAAGACACCACACAAAGCCAATGAGACGGATGAGGATGACGTTGAAGG GAACCTCCTCCTCCCGGACGGGGTCCCTCCGGAGAGACAGTGGGCCCGTTTCTACATCAAGATCTATCGAGCAGAGGGACTGCCCCGTATGAACACCAGCATCATGGCCAACGTGAAGAAGGCTTTCACTGGGGAGAACAAGGACTTGGTAGACCCCTATGTGCAGGTGGTCTTTGCAGGGCAGAAG GGGAAGACAACCATACAAAAAAGCAGCTATGAGCCTCTCTGGAATGAGCAAATAGTCTTCACAGAAATGTTCCCTCCATTGTGCAAGCGGATAAAGATCCAGATCCGAGACTCGGACAAAGTCAATGATGTGGCCATTGGTACCCATTTCATTGATTTGCGGAAGATCTCTAACGAAGGAGACAAAG GCTTCCTGCCCACCTTTGGCCCTGCGTGGGTGAACATGTATGGCTCCACTCGGAACTACACCCTGATGGACGAGCACCAAGAGCTGAACGAGGGTCTGGGTGAAGGCGTCTCCTTCCGGGCCAGGCTTTTGATGAGTCTTGCTGTGGAGATCTTGGACACCACCAATCCGGAGATCAACAGCTCCACCGAGGTGCAAGTCGAGCAGGCCACATCAATTGCTGAC AACTGCACTGGGAAGATGGAGGAGTTCTTTCTCTTTGGAGCCTTCCTGGAAGCTACCATGATCGACAGGAAGATTGGTGACAAACCCATCAACTTCGAGGTCACAatag gtaACTATGGGAACCAGATCGATGGCATAAGCAAACCTATCCTGcggaggaagaaagagggaggggatggggatgaggaggaGTCCGAGCTGCTCCAGAACTCAAGTGAGGATGAAGGTGATGAGGGTGGAGAGCTGGCCTCTGTTTCCTCATCTCAACCCGTGAAGCCCCTGGTCACAGACAG GAACTACTTCCACCTGCCGTACTTTGAGAAGAAGCCCTGTATCTATATCAAGAGCTGGTGGCAGGACCAGCGCCGCAGATTGTATAATGCCAACATCATGGACAAGATTGCGGACAAGCTG GAGGAAGGGCTCAACGACGTGCAGGAAATGATCAAGACGGAGAAGCCGCACCCGGAGCGCCGGCTCCGAGGGGTTCTGGAGGAGCTGAGCAGTGGGTGCTT GCGCTTCGTGACGTTGGCTGACAAGgaccagcaccactcttcccGCACAAGGCTGGACCGGGAAAGGCTCAAGTCCTGCATGCGGGAGCTG GAGAACATGGGGCAGCAAGCCACGACTCTGCGGTCGCAGGTGAAGAAGAACACCATGAAAGACAAGCTGAAGCTGGTGCAAAATTTCCTGCAGAAACTCCGGTTCTTGGCAGATGAG CCCCAGCACACCATTCCTGACATCTTCATCTGGATGATGAGCAACAACAAGCGCATTGCCTACGCCCGCATCCCTTCCAAGGATATCCTCTACTCCATTGTGGATGAGGAGATGGGCAAGGACTGCGCCAAAGTGAAGACCGTCTTCCTCAAG CTACCCGGGAAGAGGGGGTTTGGACCTGCTGGCTGGACAGTTCAGGCCAAGATGGAGGTGTACTTGTGGCTAGGCCTCAACAAACAGCGCAAAGACTTCTTGAGTGGCCTGCCCTGTGGCTTTGAGGAGAAGAAGACCACCAGAGGCCAAAACCTGCCATCCTTCCCACCCATCAGCCTCCTTTACACCA AGAAACAGGTTTTCCAGCTGCGAGCCCACATGTACCAAGCCAGGAGTTTATTTGCGGCCGACAGCAGTGGCCTTTCAGACCCCTTTGCACGAGTCTTCTTCATCTCCCAGAGCCAATGCACCGAG GTTCTCAACGAGACCCTTTGCCCGACCTGGGACCAGCTGCTGGTCTTTGACAATGTGGAGCTGTATGGGGAAGCTCATGAGATGCGGGATGACCCTCCCATAATTGTCATTGAGATCTATGACCAGGACACAGTG GGCAAAGCTGACTTCATGGGCCGCACCTTTGCCAAACCGGTGGTGAAGATGTCGGATGAGCACTACTGCCCCCCACGCTTCCCCCCACAGCTGGAGTACTACCAGATCTACCGGGGCAACTCCACAGCAGGCGACCTGCTGGCTGCCTTCGAGCTGCTCCAG ATTGGCCCTGGGGGCAAGTCAGACCTGCCCCCAATCGATGGCCCCACAGACGTGGACCGGGGCCCCATCCTGCCAGTGCCACTGGGGGTTCGGCCAGTGCTGAGTAAATACAGAGTGGAG aTCTTGTTTTGGGGGCTGAGGGATCTGAAGAGAGTGAACCTGGCCCAGGTGGACCGGCCCCGGGTGGACATTGAGTGTGCTGGGAAGGGGGTCCAGTCAGCCCTCATCCAGAACTAcaagaaaaaccccaacttcAGCACTTTGGTCAAGTGGTTTGAAGTG GACCTCCCGGAGAATGAGCTGCTCCACCCACCCCTCAACATCCGGGTGGTGGACTGCCGGGCTTTCGGGCGTTACACCCTGGTGGGGTCCCACGCCGTCAGCTCCCTCCGAAAGTTCATCTACCGCCCACCAGATAAGAAAGCCCAGCACTGGAATATGACAG GGGAGATCGTTGTCAACATGGAACCTGAGGTTCCCATCAAGAAGATGGAGACGATGGTGAAGCTGGAAGCT AACTCCGATGCGGTGGTGAAGGTGGACGTG tctgaggaagagaaggagaaaaagaaaaagaagaagaaaggaggaggaggagaagaagtaGAAGAGGAGGAGCCAGACGAGAGCATGCTGGACTGGTGGTCCAAGTATTTTGCTTCAATTGAGACTATGAAGGAG CAACTCCGGCAGCAGGAAGCAGCCGCAGCAGAAgcggaggagaaggaagaaatggaGACTGCAGAGG GCTCCAAGGGTCAGGCGAAGAACAAGGAGAAGTCCAAGGCACCCAAAGACGAtaagaaaaagaagcaacagtCAGCCCCTGAGCTTCCCGAGAAGAAGAACAAGCAGAAGATTGACGAACTGAAG GTCTTCAACAAAGAGCTGGAAACAGAGTTTGATAACTTTGAGGACTGGCTGCACACCTTCAACCTGCTCCGTGGGAAGATTGGGGACAACGACGACAATGCAACAGAAGAGGAGCGGACAGTGGGGAGGTTCAAA GGCTCCATGTGTGTCTACAAAGTGCCGCTCCCTGATGATATCACCAAGGAGGCAGGATACGACCCCAACTTTGGCATGTTCCAGGGGATCCCCAGCAATGACCCCATCAATGTGCTGGTCCGAGTCTATATTGTGCGG GCCACGGACCTTCACCCAGCTGACATCAATGGGAAAGCCGACCCCTATATTGCCATCAAGCTGGGGAAGACGGACATCAAAGACAAGGAGAACTACATCTCCAAGCAGCTGAACCCTGTCTTTGGAAA ATCCTTTGACATCGAGGCCACCTTCCCCATGGAGTCCATGCTGACAGTGGCGGTGTACGACTGGGACTTGGTGGGGACTGACGACCTCATTGGAGAGACCAAGATTGATCTGGAGAACCGCTACTACAGCAAGCACCGAGCTACATGTGGGGTGTCACAGACCTACTCCAT ACATGGTTATAACACCTGGCGCGACCCCATGAAGCCCTCCCAAATCCTGTCCAAGCTGTGCAAAGAGGGCAAGGTGGATGGGCCGCACTTTGGGCCGGGAGGAAGAGTGAAAGTTGCCAACAGGGTCTTCACCGGCCCCACGGAGATTGAGGATGAAAATG GTCAGAAGAAGCAGACAGATGAACACCTGGCCCTGACTGTGCTGCGCCACTGGGAGGACATCCCACGGGCAGGCTGCAAGCTGGTCCCCGAGCACGTGGAGACGCGTCCGCTGCTGAACCCTGACAAGCCGGGCATCGAGCAG GGTCGCCTGGAGATGTGGGTGGACATGTTCCCCATGGACATGCCAGCGCCCGGCCCTGCCACTGATATTTCCCCCAGGAAACCAAAGAA ATATGAGCTTAGAGTGATAGTGTGGAACACAGACGAGGTCATCCTGGAGGACGATGACTACTTCACTGGCGAGAAATCCAGTGACATTTTTGTCAGGGG GTGGCTGAAGGGTCAGCAGGAGGACAAGCAAGACACGGACGTCCATTACCACTCACTCACTGGTGAAGGCAACTTCAACTGGCGCTACATCTTCCCCTTTGACTACCTGATGGCGGAGGAGAAAATCGTCATCTCCAAGAAGGAGTCCATGTTCTCCTGGGATGAGACCGAGTACAAGATCCCAGCTCGCCTCACCCTGCAGGTCTGGGATGCTGACCACTTCTCGGCCGACGATTTCCTCG GGGCCATCGAGCTGGACCTGAACCGCTTCCCCCGGGGAGCCAAGACATCGAAACAGTGCAGCCTGGAGATGGTGACGAACGAGGCAGAGCTGCCCATGGTCTCCATCTTCAAGCAGAAGCGGGTGAAGGGCTGGTGGCCGTTCGTGGCCAGAGATGAGAATGATGAGCTGGAGATTACC gggAAAGTCGAGGCTGAACTGCACCTTCTGACggcagaggaggcagagaaatCCCCCGCTGGGCTGGCTCGCAACGAGCCTGATCCACTGGAGAAACCCAA CCGCCCGGACACGTCCTTCATCTGGTTCCTGAACCCACTCAAGTCCATCAAATACCTCATCTGCACGCGCTACAAGTGGCTCATCATCAAAATCGTGCTGGCCCTGTTGCTCCTCATCATGATCGCCCTCTTCCTCTACAGCATGCCAGGCTACATGGTCAAGAAGCTGCTGGGAGCATGA
- the OTOF gene encoding otoferlin isoform X2, translating into MSLLLQLRTVSGLRGKADRIAKAAFRGLSFYTRVLENCEDEARFDETFRWPVASNIDGNEILEIQVFNYSKVFTNRLIGTFQMVLQKVVEEGQVEVTDTLIDDNNSAIQTSISIEIRYQALDGTVGTWNDKEFLETPSVRSEGDGRYPLETDSLLSGHRQGTDSSPGKSNQQSAERSFRSKGKEKTKEHKAGKGVFSAMKLGKTRPSKDDHRKQDEPAVLEAEDLDRRAMRQGCGLEPDTISLASVTAVTTNVSNKRSKPDIKMEPSAGRPMDYQVSITIIEARQLVGLNMDPVVCVEVGEEKKYTSMKESTNCPYYNEYFVFDFHVPPDVMFDKIIKLSVIHSKNLLRSGTLVGSFKMDVGTVYTQPEHQFYHKWAILSDPEDLTAGLKGYLKCDVAVVGKGDNIKTPHKANETDEDDVEGNLLLPDGVPPERQWARFYIKIYRAEGLPRMNTSIMANVKKAFTGENKDLVDPYVQVVFAGQKGKTTIQKSSYEPLWNEQIVFTEMFPPLCKRIKIQIRDSDKVNDVAIGTHFIDLRKISNEGDKGFLPTFGPAWVNMYGSTRNYTLMDEHQELNEGLGEGVSFRARLLMSLAVEILDTTNPEINSSTEVQVEQATSIADNCTGKMEEFFLFGAFLEATMIDRKIGDKPINFEVTIGNYGNQIDGISKPILRRKKEGGDGDEEESELLQNSSEDEGDEGGELASVSSSQPVKPLVTDRNYFHLPYFEKKPCIYIKSWWQDQRRRLYNANIMDKIADKLEEGLNDVQEMIKTEKPHPERRLRGVLEELSSGCLRFVTLADKDQHHSSRTRLDRERLKSCMRELENMGQQATTLRSQVKKNTMKDKLKLVQNFLQKLRFLADEPQHTIPDIFIWMMSNNKRIAYARIPSKDILYSIVDEEMGKDCAKVKTVFLKLPGKRGFGPAGWTVQAKMEVYLWLGLNKQRKDFLSGLPCGFEEKKTTRGQNLPSFPPISLLYTKKQVFQLRAHMYQARSLFAADSSGLSDPFARVFFISQSQCTEVLNETLCPTWDQLLVFDNVELYGEAHEMRDDPPIIVIEIYDQDTVGKADFMGRTFAKPVVKMSDEHYCPPRFPPQLEYYQIYRGNSTAGDLLAAFELLQIGPGGKSDLPPIDGPTDVDRGPILPVPLGVRPVLSKYRVEILFWGLRDLKRVNLAQVDRPRVDIECAGKGVQSALIQNYKKNPNFSTLVKWFEVDLPENELLHPPLNIRVVDCRAFGRYTLVGSHAVSSLRKFIYRPPDKKAQHWNMTGEIVVNMEPEVPIKKMETMVKLEANSDAVVKVDVSEEEKEKKKKKKKGGGGEEVEEEEPDESMLDWWSKYFASIETMKEQLRQQEAAAAEAEEKEEMETAEEIKLDDSPLKGSKGQAKNKEKSKAPKDDKKKKQQSAPELPEKKNKQKIDELKVFNKELETEFDNFEDWLHTFNLLRGKIGDNDDNATEEERTVGRFKGSMCVYKVPLPDDITKEAGYDPNFGMFQGIPSNDPINVLVRVYIVRATDLHPADINGKADPYIAIKLGKTDIKDKENYISKQLNPVFGKSFDIEATFPMESMLTVAVYDWDLVGTDDLIGETKIDLENRYYSKHRATCGVSQTYSIHGYNTWRDPMKPSQILSKLCKEGKVDGPHFGPGGRVKVANRVFTGPTEIEDENGQKKQTDEHLALTVLRHWEDIPRAGCKLVPEHVETRPLLNPDKPGIEQGRLEMWVDMFPMDMPAPGPATDISPRKPKKYELRVIVWNTDEVILEDDDYFTGEKSSDIFVRGWLKGQQEDKQDTDVHYHSLTGEGNFNWRYIFPFDYLMAEEKIVISKKESMFSWDETEYKIPARLTLQVWDADHFSADDFLGAIELDLNRFPRGAKTSKQCSLEMVTNEAELPMVSIFKQKRVKGWWPFVARDENDELEITGKVEAELHLLTAEEAEKSPAGLARNEPDPLEKPNRPDTSFIWFLNPLKSIKYLICTRYKWLIIKIVLALLLLIMIALFLYSMPGYMVKKLLGA; encoded by the exons AGCTGGGAAAGGAGTTTTTTCGGCCATGAAGCTTGGCAAGACACGTCCGTCAAAGGATGACCATCGGAAACAAG ATGAACCCGCTGTTTTGGAGGCAGAAGACCTGGACCGAAGAGCCATGAGACAGGGATGTGGACTGGAGCCAGACACCATCTCCTTGGCCTCCGTCACAGCTGTCACCACCAACGTTTCGAATAAGAG GTCCAAGCCTGACATCAAAATGGAGCCGAGTGCTGGGAGGCCAATGGACTACCAG GTCAGCATCACCATCATCGAGGCCCGGCAGCTGGTTGGGCTCAACATGGACCCTGTGGTCTGCGTGGAGgttggagaggaaaagaaatacacatCCATGAAGGAATCGACCAATTGCCCTTACTACAATGAG TACTTCGTCTTCGATTTCCATGTCCCCCCAGATGTCATGTTCGACAAGATCATCAAGCTGTCC GTGATCCACTCAAAAAACCTCTTGCGCAGTGGGACTTTGGTAGGCTCCTTCAAGATGGACGTTGGAACCGTTTATACCCAACCTG AGCACCAGTTCTACCACAAATGGGCCATCCTTTCAGACCCCGAGGATCTCACCGCCGGGCTGAAAGGTTACCTGAAGTGTGACGTCGCCGTGGTAGGGAAAGGGGACAACATCAAGACACCACACAAAGCCAATGAGACGGATGAGGATGACGTTGAAGG GAACCTCCTCCTCCCGGACGGGGTCCCTCCGGAGAGACAGTGGGCCCGTTTCTACATCAAGATCTATCGAGCAGAGGGACTGCCCCGTATGAACACCAGCATCATGGCCAACGTGAAGAAGGCTTTCACTGGGGAGAACAAGGACTTGGTAGACCCCTATGTGCAGGTGGTCTTTGCAGGGCAGAAG GGGAAGACAACCATACAAAAAAGCAGCTATGAGCCTCTCTGGAATGAGCAAATAGTCTTCACAGAAATGTTCCCTCCATTGTGCAAGCGGATAAAGATCCAGATCCGAGACTCGGACAAAGTCAATGATGTGGCCATTGGTACCCATTTCATTGATTTGCGGAAGATCTCTAACGAAGGAGACAAAG GCTTCCTGCCCACCTTTGGCCCTGCGTGGGTGAACATGTATGGCTCCACTCGGAACTACACCCTGATGGACGAGCACCAAGAGCTGAACGAGGGTCTGGGTGAAGGCGTCTCCTTCCGGGCCAGGCTTTTGATGAGTCTTGCTGTGGAGATCTTGGACACCACCAATCCGGAGATCAACAGCTCCACCGAGGTGCAAGTCGAGCAGGCCACATCAATTGCTGAC AACTGCACTGGGAAGATGGAGGAGTTCTTTCTCTTTGGAGCCTTCCTGGAAGCTACCATGATCGACAGGAAGATTGGTGACAAACCCATCAACTTCGAGGTCACAatag gtaACTATGGGAACCAGATCGATGGCATAAGCAAACCTATCCTGcggaggaagaaagagggaggggatggggatgaggaggaGTCCGAGCTGCTCCAGAACTCAAGTGAGGATGAAGGTGATGAGGGTGGAGAGCTGGCCTCTGTTTCCTCATCTCAACCCGTGAAGCCCCTGGTCACAGACAG GAACTACTTCCACCTGCCGTACTTTGAGAAGAAGCCCTGTATCTATATCAAGAGCTGGTGGCAGGACCAGCGCCGCAGATTGTATAATGCCAACATCATGGACAAGATTGCGGACAAGCTG GAGGAAGGGCTCAACGACGTGCAGGAAATGATCAAGACGGAGAAGCCGCACCCGGAGCGCCGGCTCCGAGGGGTTCTGGAGGAGCTGAGCAGTGGGTGCTT GCGCTTCGTGACGTTGGCTGACAAGgaccagcaccactcttcccGCACAAGGCTGGACCGGGAAAGGCTCAAGTCCTGCATGCGGGAGCTG GAGAACATGGGGCAGCAAGCCACGACTCTGCGGTCGCAGGTGAAGAAGAACACCATGAAAGACAAGCTGAAGCTGGTGCAAAATTTCCTGCAGAAACTCCGGTTCTTGGCAGATGAG CCCCAGCACACCATTCCTGACATCTTCATCTGGATGATGAGCAACAACAAGCGCATTGCCTACGCCCGCATCCCTTCCAAGGATATCCTCTACTCCATTGTGGATGAGGAGATGGGCAAGGACTGCGCCAAAGTGAAGACCGTCTTCCTCAAG CTACCCGGGAAGAGGGGGTTTGGACCTGCTGGCTGGACAGTTCAGGCCAAGATGGAGGTGTACTTGTGGCTAGGCCTCAACAAACAGCGCAAAGACTTCTTGAGTGGCCTGCCCTGTGGCTTTGAGGAGAAGAAGACCACCAGAGGCCAAAACCTGCCATCCTTCCCACCCATCAGCCTCCTTTACACCA AGAAACAGGTTTTCCAGCTGCGAGCCCACATGTACCAAGCCAGGAGTTTATTTGCGGCCGACAGCAGTGGCCTTTCAGACCCCTTTGCACGAGTCTTCTTCATCTCCCAGAGCCAATGCACCGAG GTTCTCAACGAGACCCTTTGCCCGACCTGGGACCAGCTGCTGGTCTTTGACAATGTGGAGCTGTATGGGGAAGCTCATGAGATGCGGGATGACCCTCCCATAATTGTCATTGAGATCTATGACCAGGACACAGTG GGCAAAGCTGACTTCATGGGCCGCACCTTTGCCAAACCGGTGGTGAAGATGTCGGATGAGCACTACTGCCCCCCACGCTTCCCCCCACAGCTGGAGTACTACCAGATCTACCGGGGCAACTCCACAGCAGGCGACCTGCTGGCTGCCTTCGAGCTGCTCCAG ATTGGCCCTGGGGGCAAGTCAGACCTGCCCCCAATCGATGGCCCCACAGACGTGGACCGGGGCCCCATCCTGCCAGTGCCACTGGGGGTTCGGCCAGTGCTGAGTAAATACAGAGTGGAG aTCTTGTTTTGGGGGCTGAGGGATCTGAAGAGAGTGAACCTGGCCCAGGTGGACCGGCCCCGGGTGGACATTGAGTGTGCTGGGAAGGGGGTCCAGTCAGCCCTCATCCAGAACTAcaagaaaaaccccaacttcAGCACTTTGGTCAAGTGGTTTGAAGTG GACCTCCCGGAGAATGAGCTGCTCCACCCACCCCTCAACATCCGGGTGGTGGACTGCCGGGCTTTCGGGCGTTACACCCTGGTGGGGTCCCACGCCGTCAGCTCCCTCCGAAAGTTCATCTACCGCCCACCAGATAAGAAAGCCCAGCACTGGAATATGACAG GGGAGATCGTTGTCAACATGGAACCTGAGGTTCCCATCAAGAAGATGGAGACGATGGTGAAGCTGGAAGCT AACTCCGATGCGGTGGTGAAGGTGGACGTG tctgaggaagagaaggagaaaaagaaaaagaagaagaaaggaggaggaggagaagaagtaGAAGAGGAGGAGCCAGACGAGAGCATGCTGGACTGGTGGTCCAAGTATTTTGCTTCAATTGAGACTATGAAGGAG CAACTCCGGCAGCAGGAAGCAGCCGCAGCAGAAgcggaggagaaggaagaaatggaGACTGCAGAGG AAATCAAACTTGATGACTCTCCCCTGAAAGGCTCCAAGGGTCAGGCGAAGAACAAGGAGAAGTCCAAGGCACCCAAAGACGAtaagaaaaagaagcaacagtCAGCCCCTGAGCTTCCCGAGAAGAAGAACAAGCAGAAGATTGACGAACTGAAG GTCTTCAACAAAGAGCTGGAAACAGAGTTTGATAACTTTGAGGACTGGCTGCACACCTTCAACCTGCTCCGTGGGAAGATTGGGGACAACGACGACAATGCAACAGAAGAGGAGCGGACAGTGGGGAGGTTCAAA GGCTCCATGTGTGTCTACAAAGTGCCGCTCCCTGATGATATCACCAAGGAGGCAGGATACGACCCCAACTTTGGCATGTTCCAGGGGATCCCCAGCAATGACCCCATCAATGTGCTGGTCCGAGTCTATATTGTGCGG GCCACGGACCTTCACCCAGCTGACATCAATGGGAAAGCCGACCCCTATATTGCCATCAAGCTGGGGAAGACGGACATCAAAGACAAGGAGAACTACATCTCCAAGCAGCTGAACCCTGTCTTTGGAAA ATCCTTTGACATCGAGGCCACCTTCCCCATGGAGTCCATGCTGACAGTGGCGGTGTACGACTGGGACTTGGTGGGGACTGACGACCTCATTGGAGAGACCAAGATTGATCTGGAGAACCGCTACTACAGCAAGCACCGAGCTACATGTGGGGTGTCACAGACCTACTCCAT ACATGGTTATAACACCTGGCGCGACCCCATGAAGCCCTCCCAAATCCTGTCCAAGCTGTGCAAAGAGGGCAAGGTGGATGGGCCGCACTTTGGGCCGGGAGGAAGAGTGAAAGTTGCCAACAGGGTCTTCACCGGCCCCACGGAGATTGAGGATGAAAATG GTCAGAAGAAGCAGACAGATGAACACCTGGCCCTGACTGTGCTGCGCCACTGGGAGGACATCCCACGGGCAGGCTGCAAGCTGGTCCCCGAGCACGTGGAGACGCGTCCGCTGCTGAACCCTGACAAGCCGGGCATCGAGCAG GGTCGCCTGGAGATGTGGGTGGACATGTTCCCCATGGACATGCCAGCGCCCGGCCCTGCCACTGATATTTCCCCCAGGAAACCAAAGAA ATATGAGCTTAGAGTGATAGTGTGGAACACAGACGAGGTCATCCTGGAGGACGATGACTACTTCACTGGCGAGAAATCCAGTGACATTTTTGTCAGGGG GTGGCTGAAGGGTCAGCAGGAGGACAAGCAAGACACGGACGTCCATTACCACTCACTCACTGGTGAAGGCAACTTCAACTGGCGCTACATCTTCCCCTTTGACTACCTGATGGCGGAGGAGAAAATCGTCATCTCCAAGAAGGAGTCCATGTTCTCCTGGGATGAGACCGAGTACAAGATCCCAGCTCGCCTCACCCTGCAGGTCTGGGATGCTGACCACTTCTCGGCCGACGATTTCCTCG GGGCCATCGAGCTGGACCTGAACCGCTTCCCCCGGGGAGCCAAGACATCGAAACAGTGCAGCCTGGAGATGGTGACGAACGAGGCAGAGCTGCCCATGGTCTCCATCTTCAAGCAGAAGCGGGTGAAGGGCTGGTGGCCGTTCGTGGCCAGAGATGAGAATGATGAGCTGGAGATTACC gggAAAGTCGAGGCTGAACTGCACCTTCTGACggcagaggaggcagagaaatCCCCCGCTGGGCTGGCTCGCAACGAGCCTGATCCACTGGAGAAACCCAA CCGCCCGGACACGTCCTTCATCTGGTTCCTGAACCCACTCAAGTCCATCAAATACCTCATCTGCACGCGCTACAAGTGGCTCATCATCAAAATCGTGCTGGCCCTGTTGCTCCTCATCATGATCGCCCTCTTCCTCTACAGCATGCCAGGCTACATGGTCAAGAAGCTGCTGGGAGCATGA